From the genome of Bradyrhizobium elkanii USDA 76, one region includes:
- a CDS encoding Bug family tripartite tricarboxylate transporter substrate binding protein, with translation MVKTTAAIAALLLSTPAFAGWEPSKPVEIVVAAGAGGASDQMARMMQAAIQKNNLMKQPMVVSLKGGASGAEALMYMKSSEGDPNKVLIAYSLIYMLPLSAKIPFNWRDLTPVSVIALDQFVLWDNASGPKTVKEFIAAAKAASAPFKMGGTGSKREDHVLTVFMEQKTGAKFSYLPYKSGGEAATQLVGGHTESNVNNPSENLEVWRAGQVRALCVFDKERISYKSKVTDTQSWNDVPTCKEEGLDVQYLMLRAMFLPGKVTQEQQAFYVDLFQKVTQTAEYKDYMEKQALKPIFLTGKDMVEFLEDDDKQNASLMNAAGFVAK, from the coding sequence ATTGTAAAAACCACGGCTGCAATCGCGGCCCTCTTGCTGAGCACGCCGGCCTTTGCCGGCTGGGAGCCGAGCAAGCCGGTCGAAATCGTGGTCGCGGCCGGTGCCGGCGGCGCGTCAGACCAGATGGCGCGCATGATGCAGGCGGCGATCCAGAAGAACAATCTGATGAAGCAGCCGATGGTGGTGTCGCTGAAGGGCGGCGCGTCGGGTGCGGAAGCGCTGATGTACATGAAGTCCAGCGAGGGTGATCCCAACAAGGTGCTGATCGCCTATTCGCTGATCTACATGCTGCCGCTGTCGGCCAAGATTCCGTTCAACTGGCGCGACCTCACCCCGGTGTCGGTGATCGCGCTCGACCAGTTCGTGTTGTGGGACAACGCCTCCGGTCCGAAGACCGTGAAGGAGTTCATCGCTGCCGCGAAGGCGGCGAGCGCGCCGTTCAAGATGGGCGGCACGGGCTCCAAGCGCGAGGATCACGTGCTGACCGTCTTCATGGAGCAGAAGACCGGCGCAAAGTTCTCCTACCTGCCGTACAAGTCCGGCGGCGAGGCCGCGACCCAGCTGGTCGGCGGCCACACCGAGTCCAACGTCAACAATCCCAGCGAGAACCTCGAAGTCTGGCGCGCCGGACAGGTTCGCGCGCTCTGCGTGTTCGACAAGGAGCGCATCTCCTACAAGAGCAAGGTCACCGACACGCAATCCTGGAACGACGTCCCGACCTGCAAGGAAGAGGGGCTCGACGTGCAGTATCTGATGCTGCGCGCGATGTTCCTGCCGGGCAAGGTCACGCAGGAGCAGCAGGCGTTCTATGTCGACCTGTTTCAGAAGGTGACGCAGACGGCTGAATACAAGGACTACATGGAGAAGCAGGCGCTGAAGCCGATCTTCCTCACCGGCAAGGACATGGTCGAGTTCCTCGAGGATGACGACAAGCAGAATGCCTCGCTGATGAATGCGGCAGGGTTCGTCGCAAAATAG
- a CDS encoding pyridoxal-phosphate-dependent aminotransferase family protein gives MTVHTGRHFLQIPGPTNVPDRVLRAMDMPTMDHRGPEFAEIGFAVLSAMQRVFRTKQPVIVYPSSGTGAWEAAIVNTLQPGDKVLMCETGQFAVLWHGIADKFKLDVDFIAGDWRHGADLEQIEARLSADKAHKIKAVCVVHNETSTACVTYPRDVRKILDTLKHPALLMVDTISGLGSLEYEHDAWGIDVSIAGSQKGLMLPPGLGFNAVSEKALAVAKANPGMRSYWDWQEVININKAGTWPYTPATNLLFGLREAVKMLEEEGMENVFARHKRHSEATRAAIKVWGLETQCQEQGAHSPALTAVRVPDGHDADHFRKVVLENFDMSLGTGLNKVKGKVFRIGHIGHFNDLMLMGALSGVEMGLDLAKVPHRSGGVLAAMEVLKGRDAAQSKAVA, from the coding sequence ATGACCGTGCATACTGGAAGGCATTTTCTGCAGATTCCGGGACCGACCAACGTGCCGGACCGGGTGCTGCGGGCCATGGATATGCCGACCATGGACCATCGCGGTCCCGAGTTTGCCGAGATCGGTTTTGCCGTGCTTTCTGCGATGCAGCGTGTATTCCGGACCAAGCAGCCCGTGATCGTCTACCCGTCGTCGGGGACCGGCGCCTGGGAGGCCGCGATCGTCAACACGCTGCAGCCCGGCGACAAGGTTCTGATGTGCGAGACCGGTCAGTTCGCCGTGCTGTGGCATGGCATTGCCGACAAGTTCAAGCTCGACGTTGATTTCATCGCGGGCGACTGGCGCCACGGCGCCGACCTCGAGCAGATCGAGGCCAGGCTGTCCGCCGACAAGGCGCACAAGATCAAGGCGGTCTGCGTCGTCCATAACGAGACCTCGACCGCCTGCGTCACCTATCCGCGCGACGTCCGCAAGATCCTCGACACGCTGAAGCATCCGGCGCTCTTGATGGTCGACACCATCTCCGGCCTCGGCTCGCTGGAATATGAGCATGATGCCTGGGGCATCGATGTCTCCATCGCCGGCTCCCAGAAGGGGCTGATGCTGCCGCCCGGCCTCGGCTTTAACGCCGTGTCCGAGAAGGCGCTCGCCGTGGCCAAGGCCAATCCGGGCATGCGCTCCTATTGGGATTGGCAGGAAGTCATCAACATCAACAAGGCCGGCACCTGGCCCTATACGCCGGCGACCAACCTCCTGTTCGGCCTGCGTGAGGCCGTGAAGATGCTGGAGGAGGAGGGCATGGAGAACGTCTTCGCCCGCCACAAGCGCCACAGCGAAGCGACTCGCGCGGCGATCAAGGTCTGGGGCCTCGAGACGCAGTGCCAGGAGCAGGGCGCGCACTCGCCGGCGCTGACCGCGGTGCGGGTACCTGACGGCCACGACGCCGACCACTTCCGCAAGGTCGTGCTGGAGAATTTCGACATGTCGCTCGGCACCGGCCTCAACAAGGTCAAGGGCAAGGTGTTCCGGATCGGCCACATCGGGCACTTCAACGACCTGATGCTGATGGGCGCGCTGTCCGGCGTCGAGATGGGCCTTGATCTGGCCAAGGTGCCGCATCGCAGCGGCGGCGTGCTGGCGGCGATGGAGGTCCTGAAGGGCCGCGACGCCGCGCAGTCGAAGGCTGTCGCTTAA
- a CDS encoding MFS transporter: MRLRFKATHVVLAMLCVMYFITYVDRVNIGTAAGEIQKELGLSNTEVGLVFSAFAYPYLLFQVIGGWVGDRFGPRQTLFWCGMIWAAATIMTGFVHGLAALFVARFALGFGEGATFPTATRAMQYWTPANRRGFAQGLTHSFARLGNAITPPVVALLILWLTWRGAFVVLGVVSLIWGVAWVWYFRNEPRDHGSITAAELATLPPRPQGERPKVPWGPLMQRMWPVTLTYFCYGWCLWLYLNWLPLFFKNNYSLDLKNSALFASGVFFAGVVGDSIGGVISDRILERTGNVRLARLSVTVVGFAGALLSLMPILFVHDITVVALCLSAGFFCAELVIGPMWSIPMDIAAKYSGTAAGIMNTGSAFAAIVSPLVAGFVIDATGNWYLPFLMSMGLLLVGGFSAFLMHPERPFEETGELVAPGKVVAAE; the protein is encoded by the coding sequence ATGAGGCTTCGGTTCAAGGCCACCCATGTCGTTTTGGCCATGCTCTGCGTGATGTACTTCATCACCTATGTGGACCGGGTGAACATCGGCACCGCGGCCGGCGAGATCCAGAAGGAGCTCGGCCTGTCCAACACAGAGGTCGGTCTGGTGTTCTCGGCCTTCGCCTATCCGTACCTGCTGTTCCAGGTGATCGGCGGCTGGGTCGGCGATCGCTTCGGGCCGCGCCAGACCTTGTTCTGGTGCGGCATGATCTGGGCCGCCGCGACCATCATGACCGGCTTTGTCCATGGTCTTGCCGCGCTGTTCGTCGCGCGTTTCGCGCTGGGGTTCGGCGAAGGCGCGACGTTTCCGACCGCGACGCGCGCGATGCAGTACTGGACGCCGGCGAACCGCCGCGGCTTCGCGCAAGGCCTGACGCATTCATTCGCGCGGCTCGGCAATGCCATCACCCCGCCGGTGGTCGCGCTCCTGATCCTCTGGCTGACCTGGCGCGGCGCGTTCGTCGTGCTCGGCGTTGTCAGCCTGATCTGGGGCGTCGCGTGGGTCTGGTACTTCCGCAACGAGCCGAGGGACCATGGCTCGATCACCGCGGCCGAGCTTGCGACATTGCCGCCGCGTCCCCAGGGCGAGCGGCCAAAGGTGCCGTGGGGACCGCTGATGCAGCGGATGTGGCCGGTGACGCTGACCTATTTCTGCTACGGCTGGTGCCTGTGGCTCTATCTCAACTGGCTGCCGCTGTTCTTCAAGAACAACTACAGCCTCGATCTGAAGAACTCGGCGCTCTTCGCATCCGGCGTGTTCTTTGCCGGCGTCGTCGGCGACAGCATCGGCGGCGTCATCTCCGACCGCATCCTCGAGCGCACCGGCAATGTGCGGCTGGCGCGGCTCAGCGTGACGGTCGTGGGCTTCGCCGGCGCGCTGCTGTCGCTGATGCCGATCCTGTTCGTTCACGACATCACGGTGGTGGCGCTCTGCCTGTCGGCCGGCTTCTTCTGTGCCGAGCTCGTGATCGGGCCGATGTGGTCGATCCCGATGGACATCGCGGCGAAATATTCCGGCACCGCCGCGGGGATCATGAACACCGGCTCGGCTTTCGCGGCCATCGTCTCGCCGCTGGTCGCCGGCTTCGTCATCGACGCCACCGGAAACTGGTACCTGCCGTTCCTGATGTCGATGGGCCTCCTGCTGGTCGGTGGCTTCTCGGCGTTCCTGATGCACCCCGAGCGGCCGTTCGAGGAGACCGGCGAACTGGTGGCGCCGGGCAAGGTGGTGGCCGCCGAATAA
- a CDS encoding enoyl-CoA hydratase/isomerase family protein: protein MNAPVSSTEDLIYSVEDGIARITFNRPQARNALTFAMYEQMAAICENINQDRSIKAVIMTGAGDKAFASGTDISQFRAFKTAQDALDYEARIDRVLGTLEQCRVPVIAAIAGACTGGGAGIAACCDIRIGTEATRIGFPIARTLGNCLSMSNISRLVSLIGPARTKDLIFKARLVEAPEALALGLLNEVVPDVETLQRRATETAKLVAGHAPITLEVTKEAVRRIRRTLSREEGEDLILRAYMSEDFREGMDAFLNKRAPNFKGK from the coding sequence ATGAACGCGCCCGTCAGTTCGACCGAAGACCTGATCTACTCCGTCGAGGACGGGATCGCGCGCATCACGTTCAACCGGCCGCAGGCGCGCAATGCGCTGACCTTTGCAATGTACGAGCAGATGGCGGCGATCTGCGAGAACATCAATCAGGATCGCTCCATCAAGGCGGTGATCATGACCGGCGCCGGCGACAAGGCGTTCGCCTCGGGCACCGACATCTCGCAGTTCCGCGCGTTCAAGACGGCGCAGGATGCGCTCGACTATGAGGCGCGGATCGACCGCGTGCTGGGTACGCTCGAGCAGTGCCGTGTGCCCGTGATCGCGGCCATCGCCGGCGCCTGCACCGGCGGCGGCGCTGGCATCGCCGCCTGCTGCGATATCCGGATCGGTACCGAGGCGACGCGGATCGGCTTCCCGATTGCGCGCACGCTCGGCAACTGCCTCTCGATGTCCAACATCTCGCGGCTGGTGTCGCTGATCGGTCCGGCGCGGACCAAGGATCTGATCTTCAAGGCGCGCCTCGTCGAGGCGCCGGAAGCGCTGGCGCTCGGGCTGTTGAACGAAGTCGTCCCCGATGTGGAAACGTTGCAGCGCCGCGCAACCGAGACGGCGAAGCTCGTCGCCGGCCACGCGCCGATCACGCTCGAAGTGACCAAGGAGGCGGTGCGCCGCATCCGCCGCACGCTGTCGCGCGAGGAGGGCGAGGATTTGATCCTGCGCGCCTATATGAGCGAAGATTTCCGCGAGGGCATGGACGCCTTCCTCAACAAGCGCGCGCCCAACTTCAAGGGCAAGTAA
- a CDS encoding FAD-binding and (Fe-S)-binding domain-containing protein has translation MKNASSLEQCLRSELTGDIFFDAFNRGRYATDASFYQIMPAGVVVPRTVDEALRALAIVRDAGRIVTPRGGGTSQCGQTVNDGIVVDLSKHLNRILSLDVENRTCVVEPGIVLDDLNRQLKKHGLWFPVDVSTASRATIGGMAGNNSCGGRSLRYGTMRDNTLSMDAALADGTLLHFGEVPRDLTRVNSSDSGLKLFRDMLDLGEREALEIADKFPKVQRRVGGYNLDALVPRNAPNNLAHLLVGSEGTLAFTTQVELKLWPVIRNKALGVCHFGSFYEAMDAAQHLVKLRPIAVELVDRTMIALGREIAMFQPIISAAVRGDPDAILVVEFAEEDQADNLARLKQLGELMADLGFGWDKPQRKWGGVVEIVEPALQTGIADFRAAGLNVMMSMKQEGKPVSFVEDCAVPLPHLADYTERLNAVFARHGTRGTMYAHASEGCLHVRPVLNLKLEKDVKAMRAIAEEAFAMVREYKGSHSGEHGDGLVRSEFHEAMFGQRIVADFREVKQRFDPTNTLNPGKIVDPPAMDDRSLFRFAPDYRVGELKTMLDWSAYPGAGGGFQGAVEMCNNNGACRKLEGGVMCPSYRAMRNEKDVTRGRANTLRLAISGQLGADALASDEMMETLKLCVSCKACRHECPTGVDMAKMKIEVLAARAATHGLSLRDRLVGYLPRYVDLASRLAPIANWRNRSPLLRALFEKLAGISAKRALPEFRRDTFRPDARALGPTDGREVVLFADTFNRGYERENLDAAIEVLVAGGYRVHLPRPSDGGRPPCCGRTFLSAGLVEQARGELDRLVATYVPFAARGVPIIGLEPSCLLTLRDELLSLRSDEAAKTVSAHALLFEEFLVREAEAGRLALPLGAVAGKAVVHGHCHQKSFGAFKPVEKVLRLVPGLDVKTIESSCCGMAGAFGYGADTYQASIEMAELSLLPAVRGADQDTLIVADGTSCRHQIKDGSGRTPLHVASVLAMSLKRAKSNSDTLLPTKEEAHG, from the coding sequence ATGAAGAACGCCTCCTCGCTCGAACAGTGCCTGCGGTCCGAACTGACCGGCGACATCTTCTTCGACGCCTTCAACCGCGGCCGCTACGCGACCGACGCCTCGTTCTACCAGATCATGCCGGCCGGCGTGGTGGTGCCGCGAACCGTCGACGAGGCGCTGCGGGCGCTTGCGATCGTCCGCGACGCCGGGCGGATCGTCACCCCACGCGGCGGCGGCACCTCGCAATGCGGCCAGACCGTCAATGACGGCATCGTCGTCGACCTGTCCAAGCACCTGAACCGGATCCTCTCGCTCGACGTCGAGAATCGGACCTGCGTGGTCGAGCCCGGCATCGTGCTCGACGATCTCAACCGGCAACTGAAGAAGCATGGGCTGTGGTTTCCGGTCGACGTCTCGACCGCATCGCGCGCCACGATCGGCGGCATGGCCGGCAACAATTCCTGCGGCGGCCGCTCGCTGCGCTACGGCACCATGCGCGACAATACGCTGTCGATGGACGCAGCGCTCGCCGACGGCACGCTGCTGCATTTCGGCGAGGTGCCGCGCGACCTGACGCGGGTCAATTCGTCCGACAGCGGACTGAAGCTGTTTCGCGACATGCTCGATCTCGGCGAGCGCGAGGCGCTCGAGATCGCGGACAAATTCCCCAAGGTCCAGCGCCGCGTCGGCGGCTATAACCTCGACGCGCTGGTGCCGCGCAACGCGCCGAACAATCTGGCGCATCTTCTGGTCGGCTCGGAGGGCACCCTCGCCTTTACGACGCAGGTCGAGCTCAAACTATGGCCCGTCATCCGCAACAAGGCGCTCGGCGTCTGCCATTTCGGCAGCTTCTACGAGGCGATGGACGCGGCCCAGCATCTGGTCAAGCTGCGGCCGATCGCAGTCGAGCTGGTCGACCGCACCATGATCGCGCTCGGCCGCGAGATCGCGATGTTCCAGCCGATCATCTCGGCAGCGGTGCGCGGCGATCCGGACGCCATCCTGGTGGTCGAGTTCGCCGAAGAGGACCAGGCCGACAATCTCGCCCGCCTCAAGCAGCTCGGCGAGCTGATGGCCGACCTCGGCTTCGGCTGGGACAAGCCGCAGCGCAAATGGGGCGGCGTGGTCGAGATCGTCGAGCCCGCGCTGCAAACCGGCATCGCCGATTTCCGCGCGGCCGGCCTCAACGTCATGATGTCGATGAAGCAGGAGGGCAAGCCGGTCTCCTTCGTCGAGGATTGCGCGGTGCCGCTGCCGCATCTCGCCGACTACACCGAGCGGCTCAATGCCGTGTTCGCGAGGCACGGCACCCGCGGCACGATGTATGCGCATGCCTCCGAAGGCTGCCTGCATGTGCGCCCGGTGCTCAATCTCAAGCTCGAGAAGGATGTCAAGGCAATGCGCGCCATTGCCGAGGAAGCCTTCGCGATGGTGCGCGAATACAAGGGCTCGCATTCCGGCGAGCACGGCGACGGACTGGTGCGCTCGGAATTCCACGAGGCGATGTTCGGGCAGCGCATCGTGGCCGATTTCCGCGAGGTCAAGCAGCGCTTCGATCCGACCAACACGCTCAACCCGGGCAAGATCGTCGATCCGCCTGCCATGGACGACCGTTCGCTGTTTCGCTTCGCGCCAGATTATCGCGTCGGCGAACTGAAGACGATGCTCGACTGGTCGGCCTATCCCGGCGCCGGCGGCGGTTTCCAGGGCGCCGTCGAGATGTGCAACAACAACGGCGCCTGCCGGAAGCTCGAAGGCGGCGTGATGTGCCCGTCCTATCGTGCCATGCGCAACGAGAAGGACGTTACCCGCGGCCGCGCCAATACGCTGCGGCTGGCGATCTCGGGCCAGTTGGGTGCGGACGCGCTCGCCTCCGACGAGATGATGGAGACGCTAAAACTCTGCGTCTCCTGCAAGGCGTGCCGCCATGAATGTCCGACCGGCGTCGACATGGCCAAGATGAAGATCGAGGTGCTGGCCGCGCGCGCGGCAACGCACGGTCTGTCGCTGCGCGACCGGCTGGTCGGCTATCTGCCGCGCTATGTCGATCTCGCCTCGCGCCTTGCGCCGATCGCGAACTGGCGCAACCGCAGCCCGCTGCTGCGCGCGCTGTTCGAGAAACTCGCCGGGATCAGCGCCAAGCGCGCGCTGCCGGAATTTCGCCGCGACACGTTCCGGCCCGACGCCAGGGCGCTGGGTCCGACGGATGGCCGCGAAGTGGTGCTGTTCGCCGATACGTTCAACCGCGGCTATGAGCGGGAGAATCTCGACGCGGCGATCGAGGTGCTTGTCGCCGGCGGCTATCGCGTACATCTGCCGAGGCCATCGGACGGGGGACGGCCGCCGTGCTGCGGGCGAACGTTCCTGTCGGCCGGACTGGTTGAGCAGGCTCGCGGCGAGCTTGACCGGCTGGTTGCGACCTATGTCCCGTTCGCGGCCCGCGGCGTGCCGATCATTGGTCTCGAGCCAAGCTGCCTGCTGACCCTGCGCGACGAGCTGCTGTCGCTGCGTTCGGATGAGGCCGCCAAGACCGTCAGCGCGCACGCGCTGCTGTTCGAGGAGTTTCTGGTGCGCGAAGCGGAAGCCGGACGACTGGCGTTACCGCTCGGCGCTGTCGCGGGCAAGGCCGTCGTGCACGGCCATTGTCACCAAAAGTCCTTTGGCGCGTTCAAGCCGGTGGAGAAGGTGCTGCGGCTGGTGCCCGGCCTCGACGTCAAGACCATCGAGTCGAGCTGCTGCGGCATGGCCGGCGCGTTCGGCTATGGTGCCGACACCTATCAGGCCTCGATCGAGATGGCTGAACTGTCGCTGCTGCCGGCTGTCAGAGGCGCCGATCAGGACACGCTGATCGTGGCTGACGGGACCTCATGCCGGCACCAGATCAAGGACGGCAGCGGGCGGACGCCGCTGCATGTCGCCAGCGTATTGGCGATGAGCCTGAAACGTGCGAAATCGAATTCCGACACATTGTTACCGACAAAGGAAGAGGCCCATGGCTGA
- a CDS encoding GlcG/HbpS family heme-binding protein has product MAELTLETARKILDAALAKGVEKKFKPLVVTILDARGAVKVTVAQDGTSLMRAEIAHGKAYGALALGMGSRALFQRAQEQAYFVDAVNTLAQGRMVPVPGGVLIMDGATLIGAVGVSGDTSDNDELCAVAGIEAAGLKANAG; this is encoded by the coding sequence ATGGCTGAGCTCACTCTCGAAACTGCCCGCAAGATTCTGGATGCCGCGCTGGCCAAGGGGGTCGAGAAGAAGTTCAAGCCGCTGGTCGTCACCATCCTCGACGCCCGCGGCGCGGTGAAGGTGACGGTGGCACAGGACGGCACCAGCCTGATGCGGGCCGAGATCGCCCATGGCAAGGCCTATGGCGCGCTGGCGCTCGGGATGGGATCGCGGGCGCTGTTTCAGCGCGCGCAGGAGCAGGCCTATTTCGTCGACGCCGTGAACACATTGGCGCAGGGGCGGATGGTGCCGGTGCCCGGCGGCGTCCTGATCATGGACGGCGCGACCCTGATCGGGGCCGTCGGCGTCAGCGGCGACACCTCGGACAATGACGAGCTCTGCGCCGTGGCCGGCATCGAGGCTGCCGGCCTGAAGGCCAACGCGGGTTAG
- a CDS encoding pyridoxal-phosphate-dependent aminotransferase family protein translates to MHQGRHFLQIPGPSPVPDRILRAMDMPVIDHRSAEFAALGCAVLEGSQKVFQTRGPVVIFPSSGTGAWEAAIVNTLSPGEKVLMVETGHFATLWRQMAGRFGIEVDFMPGDWRRGADPAQIEARLAADTAHSIKAVMVVHNETSTGATSRIADIRAAIDRAAHPALLMVDTISSLGSVDYRHDEWKVDVSVSCSQKGFMLPPGLGFNAISEKARAASRTNKLPRSYFDWEEMLKPNAKGFFPYTPATNLLYGLREAIAMLLEEGLDNVFARHQRLAAATRAAVNQWGLEVLCQEPSEFSPVLTAVMMPPGHDADQFRKVVLDNFNMSLGAGLSKVAGKVFRIGHLGECNELTLLGALTGVEMGLSVAGVPHRPGGVEAAMRLLEQRDQRNASSHLKVVST, encoded by the coding sequence ATGCATCAAGGGCGCCATTTTCTGCAGATTCCCGGGCCGAGCCCGGTCCCGGATCGCATTCTTCGCGCGATGGATATGCCGGTCATCGACCACCGCAGCGCCGAATTCGCCGCGCTCGGCTGTGCCGTGCTCGAGGGCAGCCAGAAGGTGTTTCAGACCAGGGGTCCGGTGGTGATCTTCCCGTCGTCCGGGACCGGCGCCTGGGAGGCCGCGATCGTCAACACGCTGTCGCCGGGCGAGAAGGTCCTGATGGTCGAGACCGGCCACTTCGCTACCCTGTGGAGGCAAATGGCCGGCCGTTTCGGCATCGAGGTGGATTTCATGCCCGGCGACTGGCGCCGCGGCGCCGACCCCGCCCAGATTGAAGCAAGGCTCGCCGCCGACACCGCGCACAGCATCAAGGCGGTGATGGTCGTCCACAACGAGACCTCGACCGGCGCGACCAGCCGGATCGCCGACATCCGTGCCGCGATCGACCGCGCCGCGCATCCGGCGCTCCTGATGGTCGACACCATTTCTTCGCTCGGCTCGGTCGATTACCGGCACGACGAGTGGAAGGTCGACGTCAGCGTCAGCTGCTCGCAGAAGGGCTTCATGCTGCCGCCCGGCCTCGGCTTCAACGCCATCTCGGAGAAGGCGCGCGCCGCGTCGCGCACCAATAAGCTGCCGCGCTCCTATTTCGACTGGGAGGAAATGCTGAAGCCGAACGCCAAGGGCTTCTTCCCCTATACGCCGGCGACGAACCTGCTCTACGGGCTGCGCGAGGCCATCGCGATGCTGTTGGAGGAGGGGCTCGACAACGTGTTCGCCCGCCATCAGCGACTGGCCGCCGCCACGCGCGCCGCCGTCAATCAGTGGGGGCTCGAGGTGCTGTGCCAGGAGCCCTCGGAATTCTCGCCGGTGCTGACCGCGGTGATGATGCCGCCCGGCCATGATGCCGATCAGTTCCGCAAGGTCGTGCTCGACAATTTCAACATGTCGCTCGGTGCCGGCCTGTCGAAGGTCGCGGGCAAGGTGTTTCGCATCGGTCATCTCGGCGAGTGCAACGAACTGACGCTGCTTGGCGCGCTGACCGGCGTCGAGATGGGGCTGTCGGTCGCCGGCGTCCCGCATCGCCCGGGCGGCGTCGAGGCCGCGATGCGGCTTCTCGAGCAGCGCGACCAGCGCAACGCGTCGTCGCATCTGAAGGTGGTCAGCACTTAG
- a CDS encoding S-methyl-5'-thioadenosine phosphorylase — MTKAVLGIIGGSGIYDLPGLENVREEAITSPWGEPSAPLRRGEMAGLPIVFLPRHGHGHALSPSDINYRANVDVLKRAGVTDLVALSACGSFKEELPPGTFVLVDQFVDRTHKRESSFFGKGCVAHVSMAHPVSPLLARHLAAAAEAEDIAFARGGTYLCMEGPQFSSLAESLTYKAQGYSVIGMTNMPEAKLAREAEVCYASVAMVTDFDCWHPAHDAVTVQDIIRVLNSNAEKAKALVARLARDFPREHEPCPVGSDRALDTALITAPAARDPQLLAKLDAVAGRVLRS, encoded by the coding sequence ATGACCAAAGCCGTGTTGGGGATCATCGGTGGATCCGGGATCTACGATCTGCCGGGCCTGGAAAACGTCCGCGAGGAGGCGATCACAAGCCCCTGGGGCGAGCCGTCGGCGCCGCTCCGACGCGGCGAGATGGCGGGGCTGCCGATCGTGTTCCTGCCGCGCCACGGCCATGGACACGCCCTGTCGCCGTCCGACATCAACTATCGCGCCAACGTCGATGTGCTGAAGCGGGCAGGGGTCACCGACCTCGTCGCGCTTTCCGCGTGCGGCTCGTTCAAGGAAGAGCTGCCGCCGGGCACGTTTGTATTGGTCGACCAGTTCGTCGATCGCACCCACAAGCGCGAGAGCTCGTTCTTCGGCAAGGGCTGCGTCGCGCATGTCTCGATGGCGCATCCGGTGTCGCCGTTGCTGGCGAGGCATCTGGCGGCTGCTGCCGAGGCCGAAGACATCGCGTTCGCCCGCGGCGGCACCTACCTCTGCATGGAGGGGCCGCAGTTCTCCTCGCTCGCCGAAAGCCTGACCTACAAAGCGCAGGGCTATTCGGTGATCGGCATGACCAACATGCCGGAAGCCAAGCTCGCCCGCGAGGCCGAGGTCTGCTACGCCAGCGTGGCAATGGTCACCGATTTCGATTGCTGGCATCCGGCGCATGATGCCGTGACGGTGCAGGATATCATCCGTGTGCTGAATTCGAACGCCGAGAAAGCAAAGGCGCTGGTCGCGCGGCTGGCGCGGGATTTCCCTCGCGAGCACGAGCCGTGCCCGGTCGGTTCGGATCGGGCACTTGATACCGCGCTGATCACGGCGCCCGCGGCCCGCGATCCGCAGCTGCTGGCCAAGCTCGATGCCGTCGCCGGACGGGTGTTACGGTCGTGA
- a CDS encoding GntR family transcriptional regulator: MKSAIPEAGVPISPPAAGNGSDRQEASLHGEILLRLRDYVVEGNIPDGARVPERQLCEMLGISRTPLREALKVLAAEGLIELLPNRGARVRRLSPRDLEELFDVMAGLESLAGRLACEIITDEEIVAIERLHYEMYGHYLHRDMHGYFQTNQQIHESIVAAARNETLKATYANFAGRIRRVRYSANFARKRQRWAEAMREHEAILDALRRRAASELSDILFQHLRNKRAAAIDHLAEGPDSGLETTPQSD; encoded by the coding sequence ATGAAATCCGCGATTCCCGAAGCCGGGGTTCCGATCAGCCCGCCCGCCGCCGGCAATGGCAGCGACCGCCAGGAGGCCTCGCTTCACGGCGAGATCCTGCTGCGGCTCCGCGACTATGTGGTGGAAGGCAACATTCCCGACGGCGCCCGCGTTCCAGAGCGGCAACTCTGCGAGATGCTGGGCATTTCCAGGACGCCGCTGCGCGAGGCGCTCAAGGTGCTGGCCGCCGAGGGCCTGATCGAGCTCTTGCCCAACCGCGGCGCGCGAGTGCGCCGGCTCAGCCCACGCGACCTCGAGGAGCTGTTCGACGTCATGGCCGGACTCGAGAGCCTGGCCGGACGGCTGGCGTGCGAGATCATCACCGACGAGGAAATCGTCGCGATCGAGCGGCTGCACTACGAGATGTACGGCCATTATCTGCACCGCGATATGCATGGCTATTTCCAGACCAACCAGCAAATCCACGAAAGCATCGTTGCGGCTGCGCGCAACGAGACGCTGAAGGCCACCTACGCCAACTTCGCCGGCCGCATCCGCCGTGTCCGCTATTCGGCCAATTTCGCCCGCAAGCGGCAGCGTTGGGCCGAGGCAATGCGCGAGCACGAGGCGATCCTCGATGCGCTGCGCCGGCGCGCGGCAAGCGAGCTCAGCGACATCCTGTTCCAGCACCTGCGCAACAAGCGGGCCGCCGCCATCGATCACCTCGCAGAGGGACCGGACAGCGGCCTGGAGACGACGCCCCAGAGCGACTAA